One window of Thioflexithrix psekupsensis genomic DNA carries:
- a CDS encoding FimV/HubP family polar landmark protein, which produces MRNFLIFLLFSLLLTPLTHAQETYGPIKDGDVLWTIASKTRPDRSISRIQMMMAIFHTNSQAFNISCNANSPLKRGSILQIPNKETVSDLITVREAERQFALQTEEWKQHQSGQKLITCPEENPVETPTETEMESSPESPDVAIAPAVVEQLSSEADKRVAVVEETTETTVETPAVIETEETPVVVEETTETTTEATVETPAVIETQETPVVVEETSETTVETPAVVETEETPVVVEETPETTVETPAVIETQETPVVVEATSETTVETPAVIETEEKPVVVEEKTEAIVETPAVIETEETPVVVEEKTEAIVETPAVIETEETPVVVEEASETTVETPAVIETEETPVVFEETTETTVETPAVIETEETPVVVEKTTETTVETPAVIETEETPVVVEETTETTVETPAVIETEETPVVVEETTETTIETPAVIETQETPATVKTEETNQTTEPSTANEKPQEPILEFLMGLGIVFTVLLLYRLLVNFISQRRMRRKKEPHPIPEH; this is translated from the coding sequence ATGCGAAACTTTTTGATATTTTTACTATTTTCTCTTTTGCTCACGCCACTGACACACGCCCAAGAAACATATGGGCCTATTAAGGATGGAGATGTGTTGTGGACGATTGCATCAAAAACGCGGCCAGATCGTTCGATTTCTCGAATTCAAATGATGATGGCAATTTTTCACACCAATTCCCAAGCCTTTAATATTTCTTGTAATGCCAATTCGCCTTTAAAAAGAGGCTCTATTTTACAGATTCCTAATAAAGAGACGGTATCTGATTTAATTACCGTGAGAGAGGCTGAACGTCAATTTGCCTTGCAAACAGAGGAGTGGAAGCAACATCAATCAGGTCAAAAATTGATCACTTGCCCCGAAGAAAATCCCGTTGAAACTCCCACCGAAACAGAAATGGAATCTTCACCAGAATCTCCTGATGTTGCTATTGCCCCTGCGGTTGTTGAGCAGTTGTCTAGCGAAGCAGATAAGCGCGTTGCTGTGGTTGAAGAAACGACTGAAACGACCGTTGAAACTCCCGCGGTAATTGAGACAGAAGAAACGCCTGTTGTGGTTGAAGAAACGACGGAAACAACTACGGAAGCGACTGTTGAAACGCCTGCGGTAATTGAAACGCAAGAAACGCCTGTTGTGGTTGAAGAAACGAGTGAAACGACTGTTGAAACGCCTGCTGTAGTTGAGACAGAAGAAACGCCTGTTGTGGTTGAAGAAACGCCTGAAACGACTGTTGAAACGCCTGCGGTAATTGAAACGCAAGAAACGCCTGTTGTGGTTGAAGCAACGAGTGAAACGACCGTTGAAACGCCCGCGGTAATTGAGACAGAAGAAAAACCTGTTGTGGTTGAAGAAAAAACTGAAGCGATTGTTGAAACGCCTGCGGTAATTGAGACAGAAGAAACGCCTGTTGTGGTTGAAGAAAAAACTGAAGCGATTGTTGAAACGCCTGCGGTAATTGAGACAGAAGAAACGCCTGTTGTGGTTGAAGAAGCGAGTGAAACGACTGTTGAAACGCCTGCGGTAATTGAGACAGAAGAAACGCCTGTTGTGTTTGAAGAAACGACGGAAACAACTGTTGAAACGCCCGCGGTAATTGAGACAGAAGAAACGCCTGTTGTGGTTGAAAAAACGACCGAAACGACTGTTGAAACGCCTGCGGTAATTGAGACAGAAGAAACGCCCGTTGTGGTTGAAGAAACGACGGAAACGACTGTTGAAACGCCTGCGGTAATTGAGACAGAAGAAACGCCCGTTGTGGTTGAAGAAACGACGGAAACGACTATTGAAACGCCTGCGGTAATTGAAACGCAAGAAACGCCTGCAACGGTCAAAACAGAGGAAACAAACCAAACAACCGAACCCAGCACAGCCAATGAAAAACCACAAGAACCCATACTAGAATTCTTAATGGGATTGGGGATTGTTTTTACTGTGTTGTTGCTTTATCGCTTATTGGTGAATTTTATTTCCCAACGTCGGATGCGCCGTAAAAAAGAACCCCATCCAATCCCAGAACATTAA
- a CDS encoding non-heme iron oxygenase ferredoxin subunit, which yields MSEFVTVAALANCRPGELLGVKIGKARVLLANVDGVIYAVDERCSHEDAPLSKGCLHGHVVKCSLHGGRFDVVTGAALEEPATVALKTYTVRVVGEEIQVLL from the coding sequence ATGAGCGAATTCGTCACGGTGGCTGCATTGGCAAACTGCCGTCCCGGTGAGTTGTTAGGCGTTAAAATCGGAAAAGCCCGTGTTTTACTGGCAAATGTGGACGGCGTGATTTACGCGGTTGATGAAAGATGCAGCCATGAAGACGCGCCATTGAGCAAAGGCTGTTTACACGGTCATGTGGTCAAATGTTCATTACACGGTGGCCGTTTTGATGTGGTCACTGGCGCAGCCTTAGAAGAACCCGCTACCGTGGCTTTAAAAACTTATACCGTGCGCGTGGTGGGAGAGGAGATTCAGGTTTTATTGTAA
- a CDS encoding anthranilate phosphoribosyltransferase has translation MTISDASEIAHSRQVMRSIIQRIATGPELSKNISQEEARLGMRAILQGHIEPIQIGIFLIALRMKRETDDENCGILSGIRDVTETVTADVPEVIDLADPYDGYNRTLPPTPFLPAVLAACGVPAVCHGMETVSPKFGVTHKQILRSLDIPVELSVAEAAKRLAEPELGWTYVDQSQFCPALHDLTELRSKMVKRSAITTVEVLTAPLRGREKTHLVTGYVHKPYPRIYALLARHSGFDSALIVRGIEGGVIPSLRQAGKFFYYHNGGAEESIDIDPVDLGIQQELRAVPVPEELSPEDSNTVLDSAAIARLAAEHGVAALKGQPGATYDALVYSGAVCLWHLRRCDSLNAAATQVRQVLDSGAALARLVAAGARL, from the coding sequence ATGACCATAAGTGATGCTTCAGAGATCGCGCATTCCAGACAAGTGATGCGTTCTATTATTCAACGAATCGCTACGGGGCCTGAGTTAAGCAAAAATATTTCGCAAGAAGAAGCGCGTTTAGGCATGCGGGCGATTTTGCAAGGACACATTGAACCTATTCAAATCGGTATTTTCCTGATTGCGCTGCGCATGAAGCGAGAAACGGACGATGAGAATTGCGGTATTTTATCAGGTATTCGAGATGTGACAGAAACGGTTACGGCCGATGTACCAGAAGTGATTGATTTGGCTGATCCTTATGATGGTTACAATCGCACTTTGCCGCCGACTCCATTTTTACCTGCCGTATTAGCGGCTTGTGGGGTGCCGGCAGTGTGTCATGGCATGGAAACGGTTAGCCCTAAATTCGGTGTCACCCATAAGCAGATTTTGCGTAGTTTAGACATTCCCGTAGAACTTTCAGTGGCCGAAGCCGCCAAACGTTTGGCAGAGCCTGAATTGGGTTGGACTTATGTGGATCAATCTCAATTTTGTCCTGCGCTGCATGATCTCACCGAATTACGCAGCAAAATGGTGAAACGTTCGGCCATTACCACGGTGGAAGTGTTGACTGCGCCTTTACGCGGACGCGAAAAAACCCATTTGGTTACAGGTTATGTCCATAAACCTTACCCCCGTATTTATGCCTTATTGGCGCGTCATTCGGGGTTTGATTCTGCATTGATTGTGCGTGGCATTGAAGGCGGGGTGATTCCTTCTTTACGTCAAGCAGGTAAATTCTTTTATTATCATAATGGTGGCGCGGAGGAATCCATTGATATTGATCCCGTGGATTTGGGCATTCAACAAGAATTACGCGCTGTTCCCGTTCCCGAAGAATTAAGCCCAGAAGATTCTAATACGGTGCTAGATAGCGCGGCAATCGCTCGTTTAGCCGCAGAACACGGGGTTGCCGCGTTAAAAGGGCAACCGGGCGCGACTTATGACGCTTTAGTTTATTCGGGTGCGGTGTGTTTGTGGCATTTGCGCCGTTGTGATTCGCTGAATGCGGCTGCGACGCAAGTGCGCCAAGTGTTAGACAGTGGGGCGGCTTTGGCGCGTTTAGTGGCCGCAGGAGCGCGGTTATGA
- a CDS encoding rhodanese-like domain-containing protein, whose amino-acid sequence MLYEDIDAKQLFNWLSGENPPYLIDVRTPEEMAQASIDGAVPMPLTVLPLRTQDVPKDRDVVFYCRSGARSGQACMFMRQHGYKRLYNLRGGIISWVQHGYPVVPLVARAS is encoded by the coding sequence ATGTTGTACGAAGATATTGATGCAAAGCAGTTGTTTAATTGGCTTTCTGGGGAAAATCCGCCGTATTTGATTGATGTGCGCACTCCGGAGGAAATGGCACAAGCTTCGATTGATGGGGCTGTGCCGATGCCTTTAACTGTGTTACCTTTGCGCACTCAAGACGTGCCGAAAGATCGAGATGTGGTGTTTTATTGCCGTAGTGGGGCGCGTTCGGGACAGGCGTGTATGTTCATGCGTCAACATGGTTATAAACGTTTGTATAACTTACGGGGTGGGATTATCAGTTGGGTACAACATGGTTATCCAGTTGTGCCTTTGGTTGCCAGAGCGTCTTAA
- a CDS encoding 3'-5' exonuclease translates to MMNVLVFDIETVPDVASGRQLYGDPLEMAQLSDEDVARVMSHYRYQETEGQSEFLRLHLQRVVAISIVLRSGDQFKVWSLGEAESSEPELIHRFFEGLQKYKPTLVSWNGTAFDLPVLHYRSLLHGVSAPLYWTTENTSDGHFRWNNYLNRYHERHIDLMDMLANYQARAYVSLEQMAILLGLPGKMGMSGHKVWDTYLEKGLQGIEEIRHYCETDVLNTYLIYLRFELIRGHLTPETYAQECQRVKTALQAENKPHLNEFLQLWTQRQHTIKPS, encoded by the coding sequence ATGATGAATGTACTTGTATTTGACATAGAAACCGTTCCTGATGTGGCCAGCGGCCGACAACTCTACGGTGATCCCTTAGAAATGGCACAATTAAGCGACGAAGACGTGGCACGCGTCATGTCACATTACCGTTATCAAGAAACTGAAGGACAAAGTGAATTTTTACGGTTACATTTACAACGGGTGGTGGCTATTTCTATCGTACTGCGCAGTGGCGATCAGTTTAAGGTGTGGTCGTTGGGCGAGGCCGAATCGAGCGAGCCAGAGTTAATTCACCGTTTTTTTGAAGGTCTGCAAAAATATAAACCCACCTTAGTCTCATGGAACGGGACGGCGTTTGATCTTCCAGTGTTACACTATCGATCATTGTTGCATGGTGTGTCTGCACCTTTGTATTGGACGACGGAAAATACCAGTGATGGCCATTTTCGTTGGAATAATTATTTGAATCGTTATCATGAGCGACATATTGATTTAATGGATATGTTGGCGAATTATCAGGCGCGAGCGTATGTGTCTTTGGAACAAATGGCGATTTTATTGGGTTTGCCCGGAAAAATGGGCATGAGCGGACATAAAGTCTGGGACACGTATTTAGAAAAAGGCCTGCAAGGGATTGAAGAAATTCGACATTATTGTGAAACAGATGTGTTAAATACTTATTTAATTTATTTGCGTTTTGAGTTAATTCGCGGGCATTTAACGCCAGAGACTTATGCCCAAGAATGTCAACGGGTTAAAACTGCTTTACAGGCAGAAAATAAACCCCATCTGAATGAATTTTTACAACTCTGGACACAACGGCAACACACGATTAAACCCAGTTAA
- a CDS encoding 4-phosphoerythronate dehydrogenase yields the protein MQIVADENIPYVREAFADLGDVRTVSGRELHAEQVIDADVLLVRSVTAVNRELLSGSRVRFVGTATIGTDHIDVDWLRANQIAFASAPGCNAVSAAEYVISSLLVLAQQDNFRLTDKTVGIIGCGNVGSRVYQRLQTLGVTCLCHDPPLAAQNPKDTHRVWVDRATVLQADILTVHVPLTLSGEYATAQLINTDFLKKVSDRVILFNTSRGRVLDEVALQQAWLQQKQRVAVLDVWRGEPHLNPQTVALARLATPHIAGYSFDGKVRGTRLLAEAIYGYFGQSLRWQVSLPEPAITELHFSDHISDEQALYYAATACYDPRRDDAALRHSITREDAGLAFDQLRKYYPLRREFASLHLTIPTHRHALIEQLRGLGFRVNGWGEVLV from the coding sequence ATGCAAATTGTTGCTGATGAAAACATTCCTTATGTGCGCGAAGCCTTTGCGGATTTGGGAGACGTGCGCACGGTGTCGGGGCGGGAACTACACGCCGAACAAGTGATAGATGCGGATGTTTTACTGGTGCGTTCGGTGACGGCGGTGAATCGGGAATTGCTGTCGGGGAGTCGGGTGCGTTTTGTGGGGACAGCCACGATTGGTACGGATCATATTGATGTGGACTGGTTGCGTGCTAATCAGATTGCGTTTGCCAGTGCGCCGGGGTGCAATGCGGTGTCGGCCGCGGAATATGTGATCAGTAGTTTATTGGTCTTGGCACAACAGGATAATTTTCGTTTGACGGATAAAACTGTGGGCATTATCGGTTGTGGTAACGTGGGATCGCGGGTGTATCAACGTTTACAGACATTAGGTGTGACCTGTTTGTGTCACGATCCGCCTCTGGCCGCGCAAAATCCCAAAGATACTCACCGCGTTTGGGTGGATCGCGCCACTGTTTTACAAGCCGATATTCTCACCGTACACGTACCACTGACTTTGAGCGGAGAATATGCCACGGCGCAATTGATTAATACCGATTTTTTAAAAAAAGTTTCTGATCGGGTGATTTTATTCAACACGTCTCGCGGGCGTGTGTTGGACGAAGTCGCTTTGCAACAAGCATGGTTACAGCAAAAACAGCGCGTTGCCGTTTTAGACGTATGGCGCGGTGAACCGCATTTAAATCCGCAAACGGTAGCCTTAGCCCGTTTAGCCACACCACACATTGCGGGTTATAGTTTTGATGGTAAAGTGCGGGGAACGCGCTTATTGGCGGAGGCGATTTATGGGTATTTTGGGCAGTCGTTGCGTTGGCAGGTGAGTTTGCCTGAACCAGCGATTACAGAATTACATTTCTCCGATCACATCAGTGATGAGCAGGCACTCTATTACGCGGCCACGGCTTGTTACGACCCGCGTCGTGATGATGCGGCCTTGCGTCACAGTATAACGCGAGAGGATGCGGGATTGGCTTTTGATCAATTGCGAAAATATTACCCATTGCGCCGCGAGTTTGCCAGTTTACATCTCACCATTCCCACCCATCGACACGCCTTAATTGAACAATTGCGGGGTTTAGGTTTTCGGGTGAATGGGTGGGGGGAAGTGTTGGTATAA
- the ruvB gene encoding Holliday junction branch migration DNA helicase RuvB, with amino-acid sequence MISAEAQRDDPLFDRAIRPKSLVEYEGQPRVREQMEIFIPAARQRHEALDHVLIFGPPGLGKTTLAHIIAQEMGANLHQTSGPVLEKAGDLAALLTNLERGDVLFIDEIHRLSPVIEEILYPAMEDYQLDILIGEGPAARSIKLDLPPFTLVGATTRAGLLTSPLRDRFGITQRLEFYSSEDLARIVTRSARILNVEMDECGAMELAKRSRGTPRIANRLLRRVRDYAQIKAQGVITANVAQAALDLLNVDAYGLDLMDRKLLLAVMQKFDGGPVGIESLAAAIGDERGTIEDVIEPYLLQQGFLMRTPRGRVSTRLAWNHFGLTPPVGSGVVLSDGK; translated from the coding sequence ATGATTAGTGCAGAGGCACAACGTGACGATCCGCTATTTGATCGGGCAATCCGTCCTAAGTCTCTTGTCGAGTATGAAGGGCAGCCGCGAGTGCGCGAACAGATGGAAATTTTTATTCCTGCGGCGCGACAACGTCATGAGGCCTTAGACCATGTGTTGATTTTTGGCCCGCCGGGGTTGGGTAAAACCACGTTGGCGCACATTATCGCACAAGAAATGGGTGCCAATTTACATCAAACATCGGGGCCTGTGTTGGAAAAGGCTGGCGATTTAGCGGCGTTGTTGACCAATTTGGAACGCGGAGATGTGCTGTTTATTGACGAAATTCATCGATTAAGTCCTGTCATTGAGGAAATTTTGTATCCAGCTATGGAAGATTATCAACTGGATATTCTGATCGGAGAAGGCCCGGCAGCGCGGTCAATTAAGTTAGATTTGCCGCCTTTTACTTTGGTGGGAGCGACGACGCGAGCGGGTTTATTGACTTCTCCTTTACGGGATCGGTTTGGCATTACGCAACGATTAGAGTTTTATTCTAGCGAAGATTTGGCGCGTATTGTCACACGTTCGGCACGTATTTTAAATGTGGAAATGGACGAATGTGGAGCGATGGAATTGGCTAAACGCTCTCGTGGGACACCGCGTATTGCTAATCGTTTGTTGCGACGGGTGCGGGATTATGCCCAAATCAAGGCTCAAGGTGTAATTACGGCAAATGTTGCACAAGCGGCGTTGGATTTGCTTAATGTGGATGCTTATGGTTTGGATTTGATGGATCGTAAGTTGTTGTTGGCGGTGATGCAGAAATTCGACGGTGGCCCTGTGGGCATTGAAAGTTTGGCTGCGGCGATTGGTGATGAGCGGGGAACGATTGAGGATGTGATTGAACCTTATTTGTTGCAACAGGGTTTTTTGATGCGCACTCCACGCGGACGAGTCAGCACCCGTTTGGCTTGGAATCATTTTGGTCTTACGCCTCCTGTGGGTTCTGGGGTTGTTTTGTCTGATGGTAAGTAG
- a CDS encoding general secretion pathway protein GspB, producing MSYILEALKKAEQERNLGQVPPLTQSQTPLFSAAADTLPLQRATAWLLGSALLIAVGAGALGHWFAQQQPTSSKSTHANKTATQQERPAPNEEKTTALTPTKALPSIIIPSESPPTNTNPLANVASVRDPQTPKEKPNIPQAPPTAPPVAKPAPPPQPVARVVKPTETENVPVVATAALPEIQNIPLFQELPAQTQQRLSPLVINIHVYAEQAQQRFVLINGRRFREGMTLQANLTLLHIRPTDIILRYQDQLFRLNPL from the coding sequence ATGTCCTATATTTTAGAAGCCCTCAAAAAAGCCGAACAAGAACGCAATCTGGGACAAGTTCCCCCTTTAACCCAGTCACAGACTCCTTTGTTCAGTGCGGCTGCCGACACGTTGCCTTTACAACGGGCGACGGCGTGGTTACTTGGCAGTGCGTTACTGATTGCGGTGGGTGCGGGTGCGTTGGGACACTGGTTTGCGCAACAACAACCCACCTCGTCTAAATCCACTCACGCCAATAAAACAGCAACCCAACAAGAACGCCCCGCACCCAATGAAGAAAAAACCACCGCATTAACCCCAACAAAAGCCCTTCCGTCCATTATTATTCCCAGCGAATCGCCCCCAACAAACACCAACCCCTTGGCAAATGTGGCCAGTGTGCGCGACCCCCAAACACCAAAAGAAAAACCAAATATTCCACAAGCCCCCCCCACCGCTCCCCCCGTTGCCAAACCTGCGCCTCCGCCGCAGCCTGTGGCACGAGTGGTGAAACCGACGGAAACGGAAAATGTGCCTGTTGTGGCGACTGCTGCGCTGCCTGAGATACAAAATATACCGTTGTTTCAAGAATTGCCCGCACAAACACAACAACGCTTATCTCCCTTAGTGATCAATATTCACGTTTACGCCGAACAGGCACAACAACGTTTTGTCTTGATTAACGGGCGACGTTTTCGGGAAGGAATGACTTTACAAGCGAATTTAACGCTGTTGCACATTCGCCCCACAGATATTATATTGCGTTATCAAGACCAGCTATTCCGTTTAAATCCTTTGTAA
- a CDS encoding ATP-binding response regulator, protein MPMHSLLERQLRRAGFSDDKLPSDLVAWQAFLSRIERSYLNADQERSSSDNRIENDTRDSPENNLLPTTQWEIILNSLSDGLCAFDGQGRTLFVNLAAKKMLPSYNDLTAVVSHLQLHETQNPDVLLSAKHLSQRLQQGQAFHDNRACLQLGADLRLPMSCSFNPILAKGVYHGSVLLFSDIGELKRIETQLLDAKEKAERASQAKSQFLSSMSHELRTPMNAILGYGELLKEDLSTPTEEFDIDFVGDMQQYVANILSAGWHLLELINKVLDLTRIEAGKLEVNIEKVELIELIKECESLVSPLAEKRAITIHNETISSKPEYALIDRGRLKQVLINLLSNAVKYNHEKGEIIIRLERPNRSSVHLSVIDTGIGLTAEQKALVFEPFTRLSGLNLVEGTGIGLTITKRLLEMMEARIDVESVPGEGSRFWVELPTGEMDESDQPILSDEMRKYILLYVEDSRTNVSLVAQILKARPDIALMSAQTGEMGLELAQMHCPDVILLDINLPGMDGFEVLEQLRTHEKTKPIPVLALSAVDTAQNLQRGKEVGFLSYIVKPLDIKKFLQAIDNAITQSPKYLQMGQTTSLAHHSKKNDS, encoded by the coding sequence ATGCCTATGCATTCTTTACTGGAACGCCAATTGCGCCGTGCAGGCTTTAGTGACGATAAACTTCCCAGCGACCTTGTCGCATGGCAGGCGTTTCTTTCAAGAATTGAACGCTCTTATTTAAATGCCGATCAAGAACGCTCATCTTCAGACAATCGCATTGAGAACGACACCCGCGACAGCCCAGAAAATAATCTATTACCGACCACCCAATGGGAGATTATTTTAAATTCATTAAGTGATGGTTTATGCGCTTTTGACGGGCAGGGCAGAACCTTGTTTGTCAACCTAGCGGCTAAGAAAATGTTACCGTCTTACAATGACTTAACGGCTGTGGTGAGCCATCTACAATTGCACGAAACCCAAAATCCAGATGTATTGCTTTCGGCCAAACATCTGTCCCAACGTTTGCAACAAGGACAAGCCTTTCACGACAACCGTGCTTGCTTACAATTGGGTGCGGATTTGCGCTTACCGATGTCTTGTTCTTTTAATCCGATTTTAGCAAAAGGGGTTTATCACGGTTCTGTGTTATTATTCTCCGATATAGGCGAATTAAAACGCATTGAAACGCAATTGTTAGACGCAAAAGAAAAAGCCGAACGCGCCAGCCAAGCCAAATCCCAATTTTTATCCAGCATGAGTCACGAATTGCGTACACCCATGAATGCTATACTGGGTTATGGGGAATTGTTAAAAGAAGATTTATCTACGCCAACGGAAGAATTTGATATTGATTTTGTTGGAGATATGCAACAATATGTCGCTAATATTCTCAGCGCGGGTTGGCATTTGCTAGAATTGATCAATAAAGTACTGGATTTAACCCGAATTGAAGCGGGTAAATTAGAAGTTAATATTGAAAAAGTTGAATTGATCGAACTGATTAAAGAATGTGAAAGTTTGGTGTCGCCATTAGCCGAAAAACGCGCCATCACCATCCACAATGAAACCATCTCTTCTAAACCAGAATATGCCCTCATTGATCGCGGTCGATTAAAACAGGTATTAATTAACCTATTATCCAATGCGGTTAAATATAATCATGAAAAAGGTGAAATTATTATTCGTTTAGAAAGACCGAATCGATCCAGTGTTCATTTATCGGTGATTGATACGGGAATTGGCTTAACCGCAGAACAAAAAGCTCTTGTTTTTGAACCTTTTACCCGTTTAAGCGGTCTGAATTTGGTCGAAGGAACAGGGATTGGTTTGACCATTACCAAACGCTTATTAGAAATGATGGAAGCGCGCATTGATGTGGAGAGTGTTCCCGGAGAAGGCAGCCGATTTTGGGTGGAACTGCCCACGGGCGAAATGGATGAATCAGATCAGCCCATTTTGTCTGACGAAATGCGCAAATATATCTTACTATATGTAGAAGATAGTCGTACAAATGTCAGCTTAGTGGCGCAAATTTTAAAAGCACGTCCGGATATTGCACTGATGTCGGCACAAACGGGCGAAATGGGACTAGAACTTGCGCAGATGCACTGCCCTGATGTCATCTTGTTAGACATCAATTTACCGGGCATGGACGGTTTTGAAGTGTTAGAACAACTGCGCACCCACGAAAAAACCAAGCCAATTCCAGTCTTGGCATTGAGTGCGGTGGATACTGCGCAAAATTTACAACGCGGAAAAGAAGTTGGGTTTTTAAGCTATATTGTCAAGCCGCTGGATATTAAGAAATTCTTACAAGCAATTGATAATGCCATCACCCAATCTCCCAAATATCTGCAAATGGGTCAAACCACTTCTTTAGCGCATCACTCAAAAAAAAATGACTCTTAA
- the grxC gene encoding glutaredoxin 3, with product MTTVLMYSTRICPYCTRAEFFLHKKGVRVEKILVDQNPEQLRLMIKRSGRRTVPQIFIGERHIGGYDDLVELDLEGELDPLLQNLPKE from the coding sequence ATGACCACCGTACTGATGTACAGTACCCGTATTTGTCCTTATTGCACCCGTGCGGAGTTTTTTTTACACAAAAAAGGAGTTCGTGTGGAAAAAATTCTCGTTGACCAAAATCCCGAACAATTACGCCTCATGATAAAACGCAGCGGTCGCCGCACTGTCCCACAAATTTTTATCGGAGAACGTCACATTGGTGGCTACGATGACTTGGTGGAATTGGATTTAGAAGGCGAGTTAGACCCGCTTTTACAAAACCTTCCCAAGGAATAA
- a CDS encoding OmpA family protein yields MLLSSVSLAAVAQDERKTYHLLDSKGEPVLDGKKECVDTPTPNTPAKLFEKCGDILDSDGDGVPDDRDKCPGTPKGVKVDADGCPIDTDGDGVPDYRDKCPNNSPLEISKGVDADGCPLDSDGDGVPDYRDKCPGTPKGVKVDADGCGVVDRVVQEILGSDITFGFNRADLTPQGNATLDRIASEILGQIDFVKDVKVVGHTDSVGSDKYNQTLSERRAASVANYLISKGVPADKILREGRGEREPIATNATAAGRAQNRRVEINISMYGAAN; encoded by the coding sequence GTGTTACTTTCTTCCGTTTCACTGGCGGCGGTCGCCCAAGACGAAAGAAAAACCTATCACTTATTAGATTCTAAAGGTGAGCCGGTATTAGACGGTAAAAAAGAGTGTGTGGATACCCCAACACCTAATACACCCGCTAAACTTTTTGAAAAATGCGGTGATATTTTAGACAGCGACGGGGACGGCGTACCCGACGATAGAGACAAATGTCCCGGTACACCCAAAGGGGTTAAAGTCGATGCAGACGGCTGTCCGATTGATACCGACGGGGACGGCGTGCCAGATTACCGTGATAAATGCCCCAATAACAGCCCATTAGAAATTTCTAAAGGGGTAGATGCAGATGGTTGTCCGTTGGACAGCGACGGTGACGGCGTGCCAGATTACCGCGATAAATGCCCCGGTACTCCTAAGGGCGTGAAAGTTGACGCGGATGGCTGCGGTGTGGTTGATCGCGTGGTACAAGAAATTCTGGGCAGTGACATTACTTTCGGTTTCAATCGTGCTGACTTGACCCCGCAAGGTAACGCCACCTTAGATCGCATTGCCTCTGAGATTTTAGGGCAGATCGATTTTGTTAAAGACGTTAAGGTCGTCGGTCATACTGACAGCGTTGGTTCTGACAAGTACAACCAAACCCTGTCAGAGCGTCGTGCAGCCTCTGTTGCTAACTACTTGATTAGCAAAGGCGTACCCGCCGACAAGATTCTCCGTGAAGGCCGAGGCGAACGCGAGCCAATCGCCACCAATGCGACAGCGGCTGGTCGTGCGCAAAACCGTCGTGTTGAAATTAACATCAGCATGTACGGCGCGGCCAATTAA